The Manihot esculenta cultivar AM560-2 chromosome 11, M.esculenta_v8, whole genome shotgun sequence genome includes a region encoding these proteins:
- the LOC110626381 gene encoding protein CHUP1, chloroplastic → MNDEYEQEIRHLNTMVRVLQEREKNLEVQLLEFYGHKEQETAMIELQNRLKINNMESHLFRLKIESLQVDNQRLQAQVSDHAKSIADLDAAKAKIKLLKRALRSEAQQNKEQILTLQKTVNRLQEQELKAAATDSEIQLKLQKLKDLEAEAEDLRESNFRLHLENSELASQLESTQILANSVVENPEREELRELSNRLGQENGDLAKELERLQADRSTDVEELVYLRWVNACLRYELRSFQPLHGKTVERDLSRSLSPETEGKAKQLIFECANTEGKVEKGIDIMDFESDQWSSSNTSCIADSPDRDDPSVSSKNSNWKKVKIFNKLRRLIRGKDVPHRNRGSSTGKNVGTEDSDSSRGSSSISTTTDAATDRQSSSVQNPSLQFCWHSSGKSAGIRRLKSANIDEIKDIEIGRSNHSESSSEHRKCLSGRTASSDFSLKNQLDKHPHPIEKSELLDMAEALNNSKIGTFHRKAASLGSY, encoded by the exons atgaatgatGAATATGAGCAAGAGATCAGACATTTGAATACCATGGTAAGAGTACTCCAAGAAAGGGAGAAGAACCTTGAGGTCCAGTTGCTTGAATTTTATGGCCATAAAGAGCAAGAAACTGCAATGATAGAGCTGCAGAACCGTCTGAAAATAAACAATATGGAATCTCATCTTTTCAGACTCAAGATTGAATCCTTACAGGTTGATAACCAAAGACTACAGGCGCAAGTGTCTGATCATGCAAAAAGTATAGCTGATCTTGATGCTgcaaaagcaaaaattaaattactgaaGAGGGCGCTAAGGTCTGAAGCTCAGCAGAACAAGGAACAAATCTTAACCCTTCAGAAAACAGTAAATAGGTTGCAGGAGCAGGAACTCAAGGCTGCTGCAACTGATTCAGAGATTCAGTTAAAGTTGCAAAAGCTGAAGGATTTAGAAGCTGAGGCAGAAGACTTGAGGGAGTCTAACTTTAGGTTGCATCTAGAAAATTCTGAATTGGCCAGTCAGTTGGAATCCACTCAAATTCTTGCAAATTCTGTGGTTGAAAATCCTGAG AGAGAAGAATTAAGAGAACTTAGCAACCGACTAGGACAGGAAAATGGAGACTTGGCAAAGGAACTTGAACGACTCCAAGCAGATCGATCTACTGATGTTGAAGAATTAGTCTATCTCCGTTGGGTAAATGCTTGCTTGAGATATGAATTGCGCAGTTTCCAGCCCCTGCATGGTAAAACAGTTGAAAGAGACCTAAGCAGATCCCTCAGTCCCGAGACTGAGGGGAAAGCAAAACAACTAATATTTGAATGTGCAAATACTGAAGGGAAGGTGGAGAAGGGGATCGATATTATGGATTTTGAGTCTGACCAGTGGTCTTCCTCTAACACTTCCTGTATTGCAGACTCACCGGACCGTGATGATCCTTCAGTTTCATCAAAAAACAGCAACTGGAAAAAAGTCAAAATTTTCAACAAGTTAAGGAGACTTATTCGGGGAAAAGACGTTCCTCATCGTAATCGTGGGTCATCAACAGGCAAAAATGTAGGAACAGAAGATTCTGATTCTTCACGTGGTAGTTCAAGCATTTCAACAACAACCGATGCTGCAACCGATCGACAATCTAGTAGCGTTCAAAATCCGTCTCTACAATTTTGTTGGCACTCATCTGGAAAATCTGCAGGTATTCGAAGATTGAAGAGTGCAAATATAGATGAAATAAAGGATATCGAAATTGGTCGGAGTAATCATTCTGAATCTTCTTCTGAGCATAGGAAATGTTTGTCAGGTAGGACAGCTTCTAGTGATTTTTCACTGAAAAATCAACTAGACAAACACCCACATCCCATTGAGAAATCTGAATTGTTGGACATGGCCGAAGCTCTGAATAACTCTAAAATAGGAACGTTTCATAGAAAAGCAGCATCACTTGGTTCGTATTGA
- the LOC110626016 gene encoding uncharacterized protein LOC110626016, which yields MAILKINFMGLAILAMAGILIFNSSVALSQSCQGDLQGLITECAMYVQKRGPIMDPSPGCCNVIKSVDIPCVCKYISKEIESVIDMDKVVHVADFCGKPLSHGMKCGS from the coding sequence ATGGCAATCTTGAAGATCAACTTCATGGGACTGGCAATTCTTGCAATGGCTGGAATTCTGATTTTCAACAGCAGTGTTGCTCTGAGCCAATCATGCCAAGGTGACCTGCAAGGTCTAATAACAGAATGTGCTATGTACGTTCAAAAGAGAGGTCCGATAATGGATCCATCTCCAGGCTGCTGCAATGTAATAAAGTCAGTTGATATTCCATGTGTGTGCAAGTACATCTCCAAAGAGATTGAGAGCGTGATTGACATGGATAAGGTGGTTCATGTCGCTGATTTCTGTGGCAAGCCACTTAGCCATGGCATGAAATGTGGAAGTTAG